A genome region from Methanobacterium subterraneum includes the following:
- a CDS encoding MATE family efflux transporter: MKKDKLSLSNDKSSSKDKPSSSNPSGSWGDEKKETDEDLVEKTEGVALITGEPKKAIIKLSGPLIVAMILMSAYNLVDAIWVSGLGGNALAAVGFVTPLFMILVGLSNGIGAGATSAISRCIGARNTQGVNNTAMHTLVITIIISVILTILLELFLHPLLSVLGAGNTIDLAVSYGRVTFAGTILMLFTGAAYGILRSEGDTKRTMHAMIISSVVNMVLDPILIYLAGWGIAGAAWATLISQAIVAVIILYWFLKKKDTFATLSWKYFKPDLNVSKSILGVGLPASAEFMVMSAVTAILNVILVKVAGTDAVAVYSAGWRVVMMAIIPMAAVGTAVVTVSGVAYGARKYKNLRIAHNYSIKVGLVVAIITSIITYVFAPQISKIFAYSPETAYLAPTIAAFLQVMCLFYIFVPPGLMSSSVFQGVGKGITSLIFTVLRQLLFVALFAYILAITLNFGQQGVWWGIVAGDIAGSAVAYTWARLYISRIQKQV, encoded by the coding sequence GTGAAAAAGGATAAATTATCTTTATCAAATGATAAATCATCATCAAAGGACAAACCTTCATCATCAAATCCTAGTGGGAGTTGGGGAGATGAAAAAAAAGAAACAGATGAAGACTTAGTGGAAAAAACTGAAGGTGTGGCCTTAATCACCGGCGAACCTAAAAAAGCCATAATAAAACTATCCGGACCACTCATTGTGGCCATGATACTCATGTCTGCCTATAATCTGGTGGACGCCATCTGGGTATCCGGCCTTGGTGGAAATGCCCTGGCGGCAGTGGGATTTGTAACACCACTATTCATGATACTGGTTGGTCTGTCCAACGGTATAGGTGCCGGTGCAACCTCAGCTATCTCCCGCTGCATAGGTGCCCGAAACACCCAAGGTGTCAACAACACTGCCATGCATACTTTGGTTATCACTATTATTATTTCCGTGATCCTCACGATTCTACTGGAGCTATTTTTACATCCTCTTCTTTCAGTTCTAGGGGCAGGGAACACCATTGACCTGGCAGTTTCATATGGTAGAGTCACTTTTGCCGGTACCATACTCATGCTTTTCACTGGTGCTGCCTACGGAATCCTACGCTCAGAAGGAGATACCAAGAGGACCATGCATGCCATGATCATATCTTCAGTGGTAAACATGGTTCTGGACCCCATACTCATCTACCTGGCAGGTTGGGGCATTGCCGGAGCAGCATGGGCCACCCTCATCTCCCAGGCAATAGTTGCAGTGATTATACTCTACTGGTTCCTTAAAAAGAAGGATACCTTTGCCACTTTATCCTGGAAATACTTCAAACCAGATTTAAATGTTTCTAAATCTATTTTAGGAGTTGGACTGCCTGCCAGTGCCGAATTCATGGTTATGTCTGCAGTAACTGCCATTTTAAATGTAATACTGGTTAAAGTTGCCGGAACTGATGCCGTGGCCGTGTATTCAGCCGGGTGGAGGGTGGTGATGATGGCCATAATACCAATGGCTGCAGTGGGAACCGCAGTGGTCACGGTTAGTGGTGTGGCCTACGGAGCGCGAAAATATAAAAACCTGCGCATAGCTCACAACTACTCTATAAAGGTGGGGTTAGTGGTGGCAATTATCACCAGTATCATAACTTATGTATTTGCACCCCAAATCTCCAAAATATTCGCCTACTCACCAGAAACAGCCTACCTAGCACCTACCATTGCCGCTTTCCTACAAGTGATGTGTTTATTTTACATATTCGTACCCCCAGGACTCATGTCCAGTTCCGTTTTCCAGGGAGTGGGAAAGGGAATCACATCCCTCATCTTCACCGTGCTGAGACAGTTACTCTTTGTAGCCCTATTTGCCTACATTCTAGCCATAACCCTTAATTTTGGCCAGCAGGGTGTATGGTGGGGTATTGTTGCAGGAGATATTGCTGGAAGCGCAGTTGCCTATACTTGGGCACGATTGTATATAAGCCGGATTCAGAAACAAGTTTAA
- a CDS encoding ArsR/SmtB family transcription factor, with product MDKEIDSNLSKEFLLNSTEGIVTILKAIGNLNRFKILIYLLDGPSSFQMLLDETDLKKSALANHLSRLMNTGLIEKIQHGTYCLTEDGEKYLKTIGNAYKTSQMLGMQITESKKRKNLSMSFLERNKKKD from the coding sequence ATGGATAAAGAAATAGATTCAAACCTCTCGAAAGAGTTTCTATTGAATTCCACAGAAGGGATAGTAACTATTTTAAAGGCCATTGGAAACCTCAATCGATTTAAAATTCTTATTTACTTGTTAGATGGTCCTTCAAGCTTCCAAATGCTCCTTGATGAAACAGATTTAAAAAAATCTGCCCTGGCTAACCATCTCAGCAGACTAATGAACACCGGACTAATTGAAAAAATCCAGCACGGAACCTACTGCCTCACTGAAGATGGAGAAAAATACTTAAAAACCATTGGAAATGCTTATAAAACCAGCCAAATGTTAGGAATGCAGATAACTGAATCAAAAAAACGTAAAAATCTCTCAATGTCCTTTTTAGAACGAAACAAAAAGAAGGATTAA
- the rnp3 gene encoding ribonuclease P protein component 3, with protein sequence MFFDFHIHGGPEVALNAGKLGYRGVVLTVCSRDCINQPETIKNLRKRVEKIKSDNGENLPSIQIGVEIEARNPEDFKKQVSKFRKKADVILVHGGDLKINRAATEDPRVDILSHPYRTRFDSGINHVLAVKATENSVAVELNLKYFLLTSPNHRYRVLTQFRQIMKLHRKYKFPTIITSDAGTNYDLRNPLDVMALAACFGMTKEEAFEALSKTPQEIIKRNGIRGKIIVPGARFVK encoded by the coding sequence ATGTTTTTTGATTTTCACATCCACGGAGGCCCTGAAGTTGCCCTAAATGCGGGGAAACTGGGATACCGTGGAGTGGTGTTGACGGTCTGTTCACGAGATTGTATTAATCAGCCGGAAACCATTAAAAATCTGCGTAAACGCGTGGAAAAAATAAAATCTGATAATGGGGAAAACCTCCCATCTATCCAGATTGGTGTGGAAATTGAGGCCCGAAATCCGGAAGACTTTAAAAAACAGGTTAGTAAATTCCGTAAGAAGGCCGATGTTATCCTGGTTCATGGTGGAGATCTTAAAATAAACCGAGCAGCCACAGAGGACCCTAGAGTTGATATTTTAAGCCATCCCTACCGTACCCGCTTTGACAGTGGCATAAACCACGTTTTAGCAGTTAAAGCCACTGAAAATAGTGTTGCGGTAGAATTAAACCTGAAATATTTCCTTTTAACCAGTCCAAACCACCGTTACCGAGTTTTAACCCAGTTCAGACAGATAATGAAATTGCATCGCAAATACAAGTTCCCGACCATAATAACCAGTGATGCCGGTACCAATTATGATCTACGCAACCCACTGGATGTGATGGCACTGGCTGCATGTTTTGGGATGACGAAAGAGGAGGCCTTTGAGGCGCTGTCCAAAACTCCACAGGAAATCATCAAAAGAAATGGAATCCGGGGTAAAATCATAGTTCCAGGGGCACGTTTTGTAAAATGA
- a CDS encoding MarR family winged helix-turn-helix transcriptional regulator: MSLNIPFRGILSIIIRNHFIFMNRELKHLELTEGQVPCIIAISKRPGITQDDLARMFHIDKGTIARAIRKLEEKNRVSKVPDPENRRRYLLSLTKEGEELIPEILLAEKKWENIIFKGFSDEERGELLKGMEKMAENSLETCKNQCKESENCEKG; this comes from the coding sequence ATGTCTTTAAACATTCCATTTAGAGGAATTCTATCAATCATAATCCGAAATCATTTCATATTCATGAACCGGGAGTTAAAACATCTGGAACTTACTGAAGGGCAGGTACCCTGTATTATAGCCATTTCCAAGCGGCCTGGAATTACCCAGGATGACCTGGCCAGAATGTTCCACATTGACAAAGGAACTATAGCCCGTGCAATCAGGAAATTAGAGGAAAAAAATCGAGTTAGTAAGGTTCCGGATCCGGAAAATCGTCGAAGATATCTACTTTCCCTAACCAAAGAAGGGGAAGAATTAATACCTGAAATCCTCCTAGCTGAGAAAAAATGGGAAAATATAATCTTTAAAGGCTTTTCAGATGAAGAACGTGGGGAACTATTAAAGGGAATGGAAAAAATGGCTGAAAATAGTCTTGAAACATGTAAAAATCAATGCAAAGAGAGTGAAAATTGTGAAAAAGGATAA
- the psmA gene encoding archaeal proteasome endopeptidase complex subunit alpha, protein MQPFPAAGYDKGISIFSPDGRLFQVEYAREAVKRGTTSLGVKSSEGIVLVVDKRPSSKLVEPTSIEKIFQIDEHIGAATSGLVADARKLIEQARMESQINKITFNEPIPVEMLAKKICDMKQMYTQHGGVRPFGSALIIGGVNDSGCRLFETDPSGALIEYKATAIGAGRAMAMEVFEKSYSEDMKINEAMELALDAIYEATEGKTTKESVEIAVIEEANHKYRKITEDEIEEHVEELLIRKSKEGEEEEE, encoded by the coding sequence ATGCAACCGTTCCCAGCAGCAGGATATGATAAAGGTATATCTATTTTCAGCCCAGATGGAAGGCTATTTCAGGTTGAATATGCGAGAGAAGCTGTAAAGAGAGGTACAACTTCATTAGGTGTCAAATCATCAGAGGGGATTGTGCTGGTGGTAGATAAAAGACCCAGCAGCAAACTGGTGGAACCCACCTCCATTGAAAAGATATTCCAGATCGACGAACACATAGGGGCCGCCACATCAGGACTGGTGGCTGACGCCAGGAAACTCATTGAACAGGCCCGGATGGAGTCCCAGATCAACAAGATCACCTTCAACGAACCCATACCAGTTGAAATGCTGGCCAAAAAGATCTGTGACATGAAACAGATGTACACCCAGCACGGTGGTGTTCGACCATTCGGTTCAGCACTGATAATTGGGGGAGTCAACGATAGCGGATGCCGATTATTCGAAACAGACCCCAGCGGTGCTTTAATAGAATACAAGGCCACTGCCATCGGGGCAGGAAGAGCCATGGCCATGGAAGTCTTTGAAAAAAGTTACAGTGAAGACATGAAAATCAACGAAGCCATGGAACTAGCCCTTGATGCCATCTACGAAGCAACCGAAGGCAAAACCACCAAAGAAAGTGTTGAAATCGCGGTCATTGAAGAAGCCAATCATAAATACCGCAAAATCACAGAAGATGAAATTGAAGAACATGTAGAAGAACTCCTCATCCGCAAATCCAAGGAGGGTGAGGAAGAAGAGGAATAA
- a CDS encoding GyrI-like domain-containing protein codes for MIGHTKKLLRAEKMNSNQDQPKPQKIKITGEISLKLVGCVYYGDPFHSNEEWSVNNEIGVLWGRFYKLYGELGDVLQKGAVGDVAYELHLQPEDYPETGKFYVYVGIEVENLDEMPIEMFCKALPPTKYAVFTFKGEDMFSGGEYIWNEWLSRSKYDEAHPFMILAYHKNRYKGMEDPESEVDFLVPIKNKPDE; via the coding sequence ATGATTGGCCACACAAAAAAACTTTTAAGGGCAGAAAAGATGAACTCCAACCAGGACCAGCCAAAACCTCAAAAAATCAAGATAACCGGGGAAATCAGTTTAAAATTAGTTGGTTGTGTCTATTATGGGGATCCTTTTCATTCAAATGAAGAATGGAGCGTAAATAACGAAATTGGGGTTTTATGGGGTCGTTTTTATAAATTATATGGGGAATTAGGGGATGTACTGCAGAAAGGGGCTGTAGGTGATGTGGCCTATGAACTCCACCTACAACCAGAAGATTACCCTGAAACTGGGAAATTCTATGTGTACGTGGGGATCGAGGTTGAAAATCTGGATGAAATGCCAATTGAAATGTTCTGCAAGGCTTTACCCCCAACAAAATATGCAGTTTTCACCTTCAAAGGAGAAGACATGTTCAGTGGCGGGGAATACATCTGGAATGAATGGCTTTCCCGCTCCAAGTATGATGAAGCCCATCCATTCATGATACTTGCCTACCATAAAAACCGATATAAGGGCATGGAGGATCCTGAATCTGAAGTTGATTTTTTGGTACCTATAAAGAATAAACCTGATGAATAG
- a CDS encoding ribosome assembly factor SBDS translates to MVTLEDAVIARLEYYGERFEILVDPDLASDFKRGEDIKIEEILAVEEVFKDAKKGDKASEEAMNKAFDTTDPLEAAVLIIRKGQVQLTAQQRRDMQEDKRRMVVAKIARDAINPQTKLPHPARRIEIAMEEAKVRIDPFKSVDEQVNITLKAIRRLIPIKLEKVRVAIHIPGEDTGKVYGVIPEFGKTLKEEWQQDGSWVAVVEIPGGMQDNFYQKLSEITHGQVETKLL, encoded by the coding sequence ATGGTCACCCTGGAAGATGCTGTTATAGCCCGCCTGGAATACTACGGGGAACGATTCGAGATACTGGTGGATCCAGATCTAGCATCTGATTTTAAAAGGGGAGAAGATATCAAAATTGAAGAGATATTGGCTGTTGAAGAGGTTTTCAAGGATGCCAAAAAGGGGGATAAAGCATCAGAAGAGGCAATGAATAAAGCCTTTGACACCACTGATCCACTGGAAGCTGCCGTCCTCATCATCCGCAAGGGACAGGTCCAACTCACTGCCCAACAACGTAGGGATATGCAGGAGGATAAAAGGAGGATGGTGGTGGCTAAAATAGCTCGTGATGCTATAAATCCCCAGACAAAGCTTCCTCACCCTGCAAGAAGGATTGAAATAGCTATGGAAGAGGCTAAGGTCAGGATAGATCCCTTTAAAAGTGTGGATGAACAGGTGAACATCACGCTAAAAGCCATCCGCAGGTTAATACCCATCAAACTTGAAAAAGTACGTGTAGCCATCCACATACCTGGAGAAGACACGGGGAAGGTCTATGGGGTCATACCCGAATTTGGAAAAACCCTGAAAGAAGAATGGCAACAGGATGGATCATGGGTTGCTGTAGTGGAGATCCCTGGAGGTATGCAGGATAATTTCTATCAAAAACTTTCAGAGATTACCCACGGACAGGTGGAAACCAAACTCTTATAA
- a CDS encoding zinc finger domain-containing protein encodes MLCLSLQMEKTLKGKVITQIVLGDSSKSLIKQGMCNLNERSGEILNTPLKSIKNQGKWIFLEFKNGKFLLLGEIIGKFIYHLENDHVPSKFHILFKFQDGTFLTFHSSLYAFLLVADKKQLEEHKYAGNQGLTPISGEFTYDYFADILSRYKNRGIKGVLNLQSEISGLGNAYINDILYQAQIHPKTKVYALDEDKKKKIYQCIISTINQAVKNRGSSSEYDLFGKKGNYIRIMDRKTENRKCERCGVKIVKMNVLGSSSYLCPECQKL; translated from the coding sequence ATATTATGTTTGTCTCTTCAGATGGAAAAAACCCTAAAAGGTAAAGTTATAACCCAAATCGTACTGGGGGATAGTTCCAAAAGCCTAATTAAACAGGGAATGTGCAACCTGAATGAAAGGAGTGGGGAAATATTAAATACACCCCTAAAATCCATTAAAAATCAGGGTAAATGGATTTTTTTGGAATTTAAGAATGGAAAATTCCTGTTATTGGGGGAAATAATTGGAAAATTTATTTATCACCTGGAAAATGACCATGTACCCTCAAAATTCCACATTCTTTTTAAATTCCAAGATGGGACATTTTTAACATTCCACTCGTCTCTTTACGCATTTTTACTCGTAGCAGACAAAAAACAGTTAGAAGAACATAAATACGCGGGAAATCAGGGATTAACTCCTATTAGTGGGGAATTCACCTATGATTATTTTGCTGATATCCTGTCCCGCTATAAAAACCGGGGAATAAAGGGAGTTCTTAACCTGCAGAGTGAAATTTCAGGATTGGGTAATGCATACATCAACGATATTTTATACCAAGCTCAGATACACCCCAAAACTAAAGTTTATGCCCTGGATGAGGATAAAAAAAAGAAAATATATCAATGTATTATCAGTACCATCAACCAGGCCGTGAAAAATAGGGGAAGTTCCAGTGAATATGATTTATTTGGCAAAAAGGGAAATTACATCCGGATAATGGATCGAAAAACTGAAAACAGGAAATGTGAGCGATGCGGTGTGAAAATCGTGAAGATGAATGTTTTAGGATCTTCTTCCTATCTGTGTCCAGAGTGTCAAAAACTGTAA
- the rrp41 gene encoding exosome complex exonuclease Rrp41, protein MTSGTKKRPDGRAFDELRPLKIEAGVLERADGSSYVEIGDNKVLAAVYGPRELHVRRLLKPNMAILRCRYNMAPFSVEDRKRPGPDRRSVEISKITAEALNPAVFLEKFPRSTIDISIEVLQAEGGTRCAGITAASVALADAGIPMRDMVAACAAGKADGQVVMDLSEWEDKEGEADLPIAMMPRTGDITLLQMDGHLTSDEFEKALDLAIKGCKIISEEQKNAIKNRYGD, encoded by the coding sequence ATAACTTCTGGCACTAAAAAAAGACCAGATGGAAGAGCTTTCGATGAACTGAGACCCTTGAAAATAGAAGCCGGAGTTCTGGAAAGAGCCGATGGATCTTCCTATGTGGAAATTGGTGACAACAAAGTTTTAGCAGCTGTTTACGGGCCCAGGGAATTGCACGTCCGTCGATTGTTAAAACCTAATATGGCCATCCTCCGTTGCCGTTACAATATGGCACCATTCTCAGTGGAAGACCGTAAAAGACCAGGACCAGATCGTAGATCAGTGGAAATATCCAAGATCACTGCAGAAGCACTTAACCCTGCAGTATTCCTGGAAAAATTCCCAAGATCAACCATTGATATTTCCATAGAAGTCCTGCAAGCAGAAGGAGGAACCAGGTGTGCCGGTATCACAGCAGCCTCAGTGGCCCTGGCCGATGCAGGTATACCTATGAGGGACATGGTGGCAGCCTGTGCCGCTGGTAAAGCCGATGGTCAAGTGGTAATGGACCTCTCTGAATGGGAGGATAAGGAAGGAGAAGCTGACTTACCCATTGCCATGATGCCCCGAACAGGGGACATAACCTTGTTACAAATGGATGGACACCTAACCTCTGATGAATTCGAGAAAGCACTGGATCTGGCCATTAAAGGATGCAAGATCATCAGTGAAGAACAGAAAAATGCCATAAAGAACAGGTACGGTGATTAA
- a CDS encoding Rpp14/Pop5 family protein, which translates to MKLKILPTHLRDKKRYLAFQAFSEIPLERDDVISMFTESSGNLYGACGTSQLGLWVVKVWNYPAPEKNMVRGIIRCNREEVDRARAVIPTITNFRGKRVVFQTLGISGTIRAAITNFIKLKASDD; encoded by the coding sequence ATGAAGCTCAAAATATTACCCACCCACCTTCGGGATAAAAAAAGATATCTGGCATTCCAGGCATTCTCAGAAATTCCACTGGAGAGGGATGACGTGATATCTATGTTCACAGAGTCATCCGGAAATCTTTACGGGGCATGTGGAACCAGCCAACTGGGATTGTGGGTGGTTAAAGTTTGGAATTATCCTGCACCTGAAAAGAACATGGTCAGGGGGATCATCCGCTGTAATCGGGAAGAAGTTGACCGAGCAAGAGCTGTCATTCCCACCATAACCAACTTCCGGGGAAAAAGGGTGGTTTTTCAAACCCTGGGAATTTCCGGAACCATCAGAGCTGCAATAACAAACTTTATTAAATTGAAGGCATCAGATGATTAA
- the rrp4 gene encoding exosome complex RNA-binding protein Rrp4, with translation MLLVEDKQIVVPGEILAEGDYHSGRGTFKEEDKVCSSLVGLVAVRDKKISVIPLQSKYIPKRGDVVIGEVTDIRFSMWNLDINSPYSGILPAAEVFGKEKRELNRAFNVGDVLFLRVVDVDEVKKVKLGLKGRGLGKFRGGILINITPTKVPRLIGKKGSMINMIKDQTRCEVVVGQNGVVWVKGKPEMERVVQKVVKTIENEAHTSGLTDRIRDMLLELLGEKTEKTTEQQENKEEDEFEEKLIQ, from the coding sequence GTGTTACTAGTAGAAGATAAACAGATAGTAGTTCCAGGTGAGATACTGGCAGAAGGGGACTATCACTCCGGAAGAGGAACTTTCAAGGAAGAAGACAAAGTATGCTCTTCCCTGGTTGGTCTGGTGGCTGTTAGGGATAAAAAAATTAGTGTAATACCCTTACAGAGTAAATACATTCCTAAACGAGGAGATGTGGTCATTGGTGAGGTAACTGACATTCGATTCTCCATGTGGAATCTGGACATAAACTCACCTTACTCCGGGATATTGCCTGCAGCAGAAGTCTTTGGTAAGGAAAAAAGAGAACTGAACCGGGCATTCAATGTGGGGGATGTGCTTTTCCTGCGAGTTGTGGATGTTGACGAAGTGAAAAAGGTGAAACTGGGTCTTAAAGGAAGAGGACTAGGTAAATTCCGTGGCGGAATTCTGATTAACATAACTCCCACCAAGGTACCCCGACTCATAGGTAAGAAAGGATCCATGATCAACATGATCAAAGACCAAACCCGCTGTGAAGTAGTGGTAGGTCAAAACGGAGTGGTCTGGGTTAAAGGAAAACCAGAAATGGAAAGAGTGGTGCAAAAAGTTGTTAAAACCATTGAAAACGAAGCACACACCTCCGGCCTCACTGACAGAATAAGGGACATGTTACTGGAACTTCTCGGAGAAAAAACCGAAAAGACAACAGAACAACAAGAAAATAAAGAAGAAGATGAATTTGAGGAAAAATTGATTCAGTAA
- a CDS encoding RNA-binding protein — protein sequence MIHNLSYRVFVYGTENEEKVREALFTLLPTAQPTKEITEGYHKNQVTILQGKITKKREIKDFLEKLGALKPTSKKRILRELEHRMDDRGNLFLRFDKQSAYLGDLKIVEHGDSLHLKLKIAAYPARKEEALKVARQIFQE from the coding sequence ATGATACATAACCTCTCCTACCGGGTCTTTGTTTACGGAACAGAAAACGAAGAGAAGGTGAGGGAGGCTTTATTTACCCTCCTCCCCACAGCCCAACCAACCAAGGAAATAACCGAAGGTTACCACAAAAACCAGGTTACCATTCTCCAGGGAAAAATCACCAAAAAACGGGAAATAAAAGATTTCCTGGAAAAACTAGGTGCACTAAAACCCACATCTAAAAAAAGGATTTTAAGAGAACTTGAACACCGAATGGATGATAGAGGAAACCTTTTTCTAAGATTTGATAAACAAAGCGCCTACCTTGGTGATTTGAAAATAGTGGAGCATGGTGATTCCCTGCACCTGAAGCTGAAAATAGCTGCCTACCCTGCTCGTAAGGAAGAGGCCCTGAAAGTAGCCAGGCAGATATTCCAGGAATAA
- a CDS encoding 50S ribosomal protein L15e codes for MYSYIKEAWKNPDKSYVKELMQQRAPQWRKESVITRVERPTRLDRARSLGYKAKKGYVVARIRVRRGGRRKSRFTAGRRPKRQGVKKITPKKSIQRIAEERVARRYPNLEVLNSYWLWEDGKFKFFEVILVDPNHPVIKNDPKINWICDKHHRGRVFRGLTSEGKKNRGLRNKGKGAEKLR; via the coding sequence ATGTACAGTTATATAAAAGAAGCCTGGAAAAATCCAGATAAATCTTACGTAAAAGAATTAATGCAACAGCGAGCTCCCCAGTGGAGAAAAGAAAGCGTAATTACCCGGGTCGAACGACCAACCCGACTAGACCGTGCACGATCCCTTGGATACAAAGCTAAAAAGGGATACGTAGTTGCTAGAATCCGTGTACGTCGTGGTGGGAGGCGAAAAAGCCGATTCACTGCAGGTCGCCGGCCTAAAAGGCAGGGTGTTAAAAAAATAACCCCTAAAAAATCCATCCAACGCATAGCTGAAGAAAGGGTAGCTCGCAGATACCCCAACCTGGAAGTTCTAAACTCCTACTGGCTCTGGGAAGATGGGAAGTTCAAATTTTTCGAAGTGATCCTGGTGGATCCTAACCACCCGGTAATCAAGAACGACCCTAAAATCAACTGGATCTGTGATAAACACCACCGTGGAAGAGTATTCCGTGGATTAACCAGTGAAGGTAAGAAAAACCGGGGTCTCAGGAATAAAGGTAAGGGAGCGGAGAAATTAAGGTAA
- a CDS encoding TrmO family methyltransferase domain-containing protein codes for MKIDSKTIEEKQVASISYVGSVEDMGELIGELADWVMNRGLQITEPPFVVYYTSPMEVAPEKMEYDVGIPFEGEVKGEGRISIKVMPQHQVLSTLHQGPYHEVGSAYGMMMEHIMKDGYEMIGVPREIYLNSPQEVPETELLTEIQFPIIPESCMDESGSGIEFFDIEQEPENFKIFKIGQVSIKNSKTYLEISGSYRPGLKSLGEFSHVMVFWWADKFDNAHYRTALRTNPPYATNHPTGVFATRAEYRPNPLALTTCKIVEVNEEEGIIEVSGMDAFNGTPIIDLKPYTPSFDRVKEVEIPVWLSFLWPQWKGEY; via the coding sequence ATGAAAATTGATTCAAAAACCATTGAGGAAAAGCAAGTGGCCAGTATATCCTATGTAGGGTCAGTGGAAGATATGGGGGAACTTATCGGTGAATTAGCTGATTGGGTGATGAACAGAGGGCTCCAAATCACCGAACCACCCTTTGTTGTTTATTACACCAGTCCCATGGAGGTTGCTCCAGAAAAAATGGAATACGATGTGGGAATACCCTTTGAGGGGGAGGTGAAAGGTGAAGGGAGGATTAGCATAAAAGTAATGCCCCAACACCAGGTTCTTTCCACCCTTCACCAGGGACCCTATCATGAAGTGGGCTCTGCCTATGGAATGATGATGGAGCACATCATGAAAGATGGCTATGAAATGATCGGTGTCCCTCGAGAAATTTACCTTAACAGCCCCCAAGAAGTACCTGAAACCGAACTATTAACTGAAATACAGTTTCCCATCATTCCAGAGTCATGCATGGATGAGTCCGGCTCAGGCATAGAATTCTTCGACATTGAACAAGAACCGGAAAATTTTAAGATCTTTAAAATTGGCCAGGTATCAATAAAAAATTCCAAAACCTATCTTGAAATTTCAGGATCCTATCGTCCTGGGTTAAAGAGTTTAGGTGAATTCAGTCATGTCATGGTGTTTTGGTGGGCTGATAAGTTTGATAATGCCCATTACAGAACTGCATTGCGCACTAATCCACCATATGCTACCAATCACCCTACCGGGGTTTTTGCCACCCGGGCAGAGTACCGGCCTAATCCACTGGCACTGACCACCTGCAAAATAGTTGAGGTTAATGAAGAAGAAGGGATTATAGAAGTTTCGGGTATGGATGCCTTTAATGGCACACCTATTATCGATCTAAAGCCATACACGCCGTCATTTGACCGAGTGAAAGAAGTTGAGATACCAGTATGGCTTTCTTTCCTATGGCCTCAATGGAAAGGAGAATATTAA